The Paenibacillus wynnii DNA window GTATTACCACTGCCCTCGTTAGTAGCTTTGCCTGCATTGTTCGCAGTGTTGTTTGCATTATTGCCACCGCAAGCAGACAACGCAAGGGTCATAACAAGTGATACTGAAAGCAAGCTTAGACTCTTTTTCCTCATTTCTATAATCCCCCTATTGTGTAATTTATGCTGAATCCCGAAGGATAAAAGCCTTTTGTTTAACTTTCTCTAAATCAATTTATACTTTTATAATATATAGTTCAATAATGAATGTCAACACTAAAATGTATGCGTTTTCTTAATTATTTATATAAAGTAAAGGGCTTGTTTTATTAAAATTTGTGGTACATTTTGTGTATAAAGTTTGATATTCGGTTGGATTTGTGGAATTTTAAAGAAGTTATATGGTATATCATTGCAAAACGCTCCTTTTTGTTTATAATTAATTAAAATGAAACAAAAATTATCATTGAGAGAGGACGCTGTTGTGCTTTGATTCACATAAAAGATCTAAAATCAGGTTTGAATATTTTTAAGGCTTTAAGCTCAGATATTCGAATTGAAATATTGGGATTACTTAATACTTATGAGAGTCTTAATCTGAACGAAATTGCTGAGAAGCTCGGTTTGACCAACGGGGCGATTACAATGCACATCAAGAAGCTTGAAGAAAGTGGATTGATTGATATTACCACTGCAGTTGGTAAGCATGGAATTCAAAAAATTTGTTATCTAAATGAGAATATGCTCACGGTTGATTTACGAAGTAAAGAAACGGAGAACGTATATGAAGTTGATATTCAGGTAGGCCATTACAGTGATTATTATGCGGAACCCACCTGCGGTTTAGCCACTAAAGACAGTATTATAGGAGAGTTTGATGATCAGCGCTACTTTGCTGATCCACAGCATATTAATGCAGGCATTGTCTGGCTTAATAAAGGGTATTTGGAGTATCGAATTCCAAATTATCTGAAATCCAACCAAAGATTTAAGGAACTTCAGTTTATTATGGAGATCAGCTCTGAGGCTCCGAGCTACAACAATAATTATCCATCGGATATCGTATTCTCTCTCAACAAAATCGAGTTAGGGAGCTGGACCTCACCAGGGGACTTCGGGGATCGAAAAGGAAACTTTAATCCTCAGTGGTGGCCGCCACACCTTAATCAGTACGGAATGAATAAGCTGCTCCGTATTAATGACGAAGGAACCTTCATTGACGGCTGCCGTATTTCAGACGTGAGAATCTGTGATATTGGGCTGCATCAGCAATCCGATATCAAATTCAAAATTGCGGTATCAGAAACCGGTCAGTCCGGCGGTCTTACCATTTACGGACGCAACTTTGGCAACTACGATCACGATTTGGTAGCGAGAGTAATGTTTGATGTGGTAAATTCCTAATCTTAACAGTGACCTTCGACTTGTATAATTGCTATCCCTTCGACGCAGAATAACCCTTGTCTCCAAAACCACCGAGAAGGAGTGTTTCGAATGCGCGAAGGTCTGATTCCCACTGTTCTTGGAACTGTTGTCTGTGCTTCAAGCGCCGCTTTTCTTGGTAGCAGAAGATACAAAATGGCTGCTACAGGCGTGCTAGGGTTCGGTCTTGCCCATGTAGTGTTGGGTGCGATTGACTTGTTTGAACACCGTTAAGTGTTTGGAGAATGCTGAGAGGTGCTCACCAGTGCCTCTTGGCTTTTTTTGTACAAAAAAAATAAAACGACCCTCCCCCTATACCGGGCTTGGACCGCTTAGTGTTGATTATTTATTTCACAGCAACATAAAAGAGGCGTTCGGCCCCTTCATCCGCCTCGACCCATTTGAAGTCAGCGTAGGTTGTAACATTAGAGAAACCGGCCTTGAGCAGCTCAGCAGTGAGCCATTCGGGATCATAAGCACGTTGTACATGAGTCTCTTCAAAGCGCCGATACAGAGTGCTTTGTCCGCTCTCTCGGGCAAATATCACTAGGTGGTGCTCAATCTCACGACGTGGGGCATCCAGTTCACAGGTCCATATATAAGATACGGATTCTTCGTCCAGTATGAACGGCTGTTCTTCCTCGTAACGAATTAATGTATTCGGGTGGTGTACATCGAACAAAAAAGTGCCACCGGGCTTAAGTCCTGCAAAAGTGCGGGCAAAGGTAGACTTAATGTCGCTTTCATCCAGCAAATAATTAAGACAGTCGCAGAATGAAATCACGGAGTCCACCATCTCCGGCAGCTCCCATTCCGTCATATTCTGCCTGATCCAGTGTACACTACCCTCTCGCAGAAAGCGGCGTCCCTGCGGATGCTCCTCAAGCTTCTGTCTTGCAACCGAAAGCATGTCCGAGGATAAATCAATACCACTCATGTGATATCCTGCACCGGCCAGGGGAATAGTAATACTGCCTGTCCCGCAGCCAAGCTCCGCTACAGTTACCGGCTTCCCATGTTTTTTCCACGCGGTTTCAGCAAAGGTCAGCCAGTCCGGATAGGGCATATCGGCCATAAGCTCATCGTATACATATGCAAATTTCCCATAGGAAGACACCAGAGTACACCGCGCTTTCTATTCAAAAAATAATAAATTTATTCGGCAGACTCATTACCTTCAACCGAAGTCTCTTCTTCCTTGCGGGCAAGATACGTCCAGTTCTCTTTTTGAGTAATAAGTCCTTCTTTCATCAGCTTGCCAAGCGCTCTCTTAAAGGCTGACTTACTGATCCCAAAGCGTTGTTTGATAATGTCAGCAGGCGTAGCATCTGAATACGGCATGGCTCCACCGGGACGGGCGTTGAGGAATTCCAACAGATTAGCGGAATCTAAATCCATACCCACTTCTTTACGAGGAGCCATAGAAAGATTAACTCGTCCATCTTCCCGAATGTGCGTAACACGTGCTTCAACCTTTTCACCGAGTCGCATCAAACGGCTACGTTCAGAAGAATGAATCATACCGATGACACCAAAGCCTAATACCCCAGCATCCACCAGTACAAAAGTACCCATCTGCAGCGGTCTGTACACTCTGGCGGTAACGGTTTGACCCATCCACGATTCAGGCGCATCCAGAGCTTTCTCTGAAAGCTCGTACTCACCGGCCAATTTAGCGCGAAGACGCCCTTGTTTATCATGCTCCATCATTACATATACACAATCACCTATCTGTGGACGTAGTTCTTGGAGCTCGGGAAGTTCACTGATGGGCAACAGAAGCTGCCGACCCAGACCAATTTCCAGAAAGCATCCCAGACGAGGATGTACATCAGCCACTTCAAGCAAGGCCATTTCTCCAAGAGTAAGAAACGGTTTTCTCATCGTAGCAGCGAAGCGGTCCTCTGTATCAAAGAACAGAAAAACCTCGACGGAATCACCTGGTTTGATTTTACGTGTAAGCTCTGTATAATGCAGCATAACATCTTGATCACCTGCGGTCAGAAAGTAACCGTACGGAGATACTTCCCTTGCTACCTTCAGTGTAACTATAGTTCCGGCAATCAAGCTCATACAGACGTTACTACCTTGGCATCAGACCAAAGGCGCTCGATATTGTAATATTCACGCTCATCGCGGTGGAAAATGTGTACCACAACATCCCCCAAGTCCATTAGAACCCAACGTGCTGAATCTACACCTTCCATACCACGGATAACTCCTCCGGCTTCATGTACTACTTTACGAACTTCAGTTGCAATGGCTTGCACCTGAGTATCGGAATTACCATGGCAAATGACAAAGTAATCACTGATAGGTGAAATATTCCGTAGATCCAACGCAACCACGTTATTTGCTTTCTTGTCTTCCACTGCCGTAACGGTTAACTGTAATAATTTTTCTGGATTTAATTTCATCTTTTTTCCTCCAATGCTCTAACTAAATCATTTCGTGCCAGCACGGTCAGCGGGAATACAATTCTCCGCTTCTCCAGAAGAACACGAATCGTAGAATCAAAACCTTCTACGAGTCCTTGCTCGAGACTAACCTTGGCCAGCTTGCGTATCTCATCCACTCCGGGAAAATCCCGTCCGGGTTCAATATAATCGGCTAAACATACAACTTTCTCCAGAAGACCCATGCCTTCACGGCCAGATGTGTGATAGCGGATGGCATCCAGAACTTCAAGATCATGAATCCCATACTCTTTCTCGGCAACAAACGCACCTACCTCAGCATGCCACAGCTGCTTATCATGAGACAGCAATTCCTGAGAAAGCGCATTCTCCTCAATGATCTTCCGCATTCTTTCAACGGCCCAATACTTGGCCACATCATGCATTATAGCTGCTGTCTCTGCACGCCCGGGATCAGCTCCATATCGGCCCGCTAATTTAACGGCTGACTCCATAACGCCTAGTGTATGCTTCCAGCGCTTATCAGGCATCTGCGCAGATACGGCTTCAATCAGCGCTTCGCGGCTGTACTCCATACAATCCACTCCTATGAACATAATTGAAAACGGCCTCAGGCACCATATAGCGGATCGACTTCCCTTCTGCTGCTCGTTCTCTAAGCATTGTGGAAGAGATATCGACTTGCGGCATATCTGCCAGCACAATCTTCTCGGCGATATTCTCAGGCAGTACTGCAAGGTCAAGCTTGGTTCCCGGGCGACCCACACCGATAAAAGTCAGGCGCTGTACGAGCTCTTCAATTTCTTCCCATTTTGGCAAGTATTGAACCATATCCGCTCCGATAATAAAATAGAGCTCCAGATGAGGAAACTCCTGCTGAAGTTTTCTTACCGTCTGAATCGTGTAAGAGACACCCCCGCGGGAAATTTCCCAGTCAAGGGTTCGAAAACTCTCATGCGCTTGAACGGCTTCCTGCACCATCGCCAACCTATCTTCACTTGATACTCCGGCCTCATGCTTATGCGGGGGAATATGCGACGGCATAAACCAAACTTCATCCAAACTATAGGTATCTCTTGCAGCTTCCGCTGCGAGCATATGACCCATATGCAGAGGATCGAAGGTACCTCCCATGATTCCGACTTTCAAGAGGCCACCTCCTTCAAAGATCATATAAGATGACAACCGCTCATCTCTATTTTCTAACGGGGCAGCTCAATAGTCTTGTTATCCCGTGACTCCTTGTATAGAACAATTGTCTTTCCGATGACCTGAACGAGCTCGCAGCCTGATTGTTCAGCCAAAGTTCTGCCGATTACCTTAGGATCCTCAACATTATTGTTGAGCACACTGATCTTCATAAGCTCACGCTTCTCAATAGCTTCTTCGATATGGCGAACAAGATGGTCGTTTACGCCACCTTTACCGACCTGAAATACCGGGTCAAGATGGTGTGCCATAGAACGAAGGTAGCGTGTTTGTTTTCCAGTTAACATAAATGAACAAAACTCCTTAATTAACATATATTATTACCCGAATTTTCTAAAACCATTTCTATTCATTACCACTAAGACATTCTAGAATAGTCTGCCGCATAATTTCGATTGGAGCAGGCTGACCCGTCCAATACTCCAGTGCATAAGCGCCCTGATATACGAACATGCCAAGACCTCCATGAATGCGGCAGCCGCGTTCTAAGCTTTCCTGGAGCAGTCGGGTACGGAGTGGATTGTAAATCAGATCGCTTACAACCATCCCCTCGCGAAATAAAGAGGTATCTACCGGGGATTCATCCATATGAGGGTACATTCCCACTGAAGTAGTATTAACAATCACATCAATATCCTGTAATAACTCTGGAATTAAATCCAGAGTTATTCCGGTGATATTCCCCTTATTACTCCACTCTTCCGCAAGTTCCAGTGCTTTGTCGGCAGTGCGGTTAGATACAATAATGGATGCCGGAGATTCCTGTAGCAGGGCCGCTATAATTCCTCTAGCAGCTCCCCCCGCTCCAATAACCAAAATTCTGGTTCCGGTTAAGTCGGGAATGGCCTCAGCCTTCAGCGAACGAACGTAACCAATACCATCGGTATTGTACCCCGTCAATATTCCATTAGTATTCACAATGGTATTGACAGCTCCAATATCCTTCGCGCTTTTATCTAGTATATCCAAATATGCCATAACAGCTACTTTGTGAGGAATCGTGACATTAACACCGCGAAAGCCGAGAGTCCGAATCGCCTCTACAGCTTCTCCCAGTTTGTCTGGAGTTATATGCAGAGGGACATAAGCCCCCGATATCCCCATGGCCCGCAACGCAGCTGTATGCATGATCGGAGATTTGGATTGCGCAATAGGGTCCCCCATGACTCCAAGCAGAATATCCCCGTTGCCGGGGAACCAGGTTGCAGTTGTCTCTGGCACTCTTGTAACCTCCCTAGTTAAATCAGTGAAGGGCGGGTAAGCACCTTCACTCCTTTCGGAACGTGTATAGCTATTACAGCCCCTTCAGTACTGTTCAGTTTAATCCATCCCAGGCCTGATACATATATATCGGTATTACTTCCCCGATTGATGCGGAACTCGTGACGCTGCCATTGTGGAAGCTTGTCCATACGATCCGTTCCCGGAGGAGATAGTAACTCCCCGCGATGCTCCTGATATAGAGCATCTGCACGTTCTAGCTTCGTCCGGTGAATCTTGAGTGTTCCACTGATGAAGCAAGTGAAGGACTGACGCTCACCCTGTACAAAGTCAAACCTTCCCAAACCTCCGAAGAACAGGCTTTGTCCCTCGTTAAGCTGATATACCGCAGGTTTCAAGGTTTGCGCCGGCATTACCGCATCCAAATCCTGACGTTCTACCAACTCGCTATAGCGCCAAGGATACACAATACCAGGAGTATCGATAATGTAGTGTCCGTCGTCGAGCGGAATTTTGACTGTATCCAGAGTAGTTCCCGGGTACTGTGAAGTTGTAAGCTCCTGATCCAGATCACTATAATCTGAGATTAGACGGTTAATCAGAGTGGATTTACCTACATTAGTAGCTCCGACTACATAGACATCACGTTGTCCACGAAGTTCAGTAACCGATTCA harbors:
- a CDS encoding ArsR/SmtB family transcription factor yields the protein MIHIKDLKSGLNIFKALSSDIRIEILGLLNTYESLNLNEIAEKLGLTNGAITMHIKKLEESGLIDITTAVGKHGIQKICYLNENMLTVDLRSKETENVYEVDIQVGHYSDYYAEPTCGLATKDSIIGEFDDQRYFADPQHINAGIVWLNKGYLEYRIPNYLKSNQRFKELQFIMEISSEAPSYNNNYPSDIVFSLNKIELGSWTSPGDFGDRKGNFNPQWWPPHLNQYGMNKLLRINDEGTFIDGCRISDVRICDIGLHQQSDIKFKIAVSETGQSGGLTIYGRNFGNYDHDLVARVMFDVVNS
- a CDS encoding class I SAM-dependent DNA methyltransferase is translated as MSSYGKFAYVYDELMADMPYPDWLTFAETAWKKHGKPVTVAELGCGTGSITIPLAGAGYHMSGIDLSSDMLSVARQKLEEHPQGRRFLREGSVHWIRQNMTEWELPEMVDSVISFCDCLNYLLDESDIKSTFARTFAGLKPGGTFLFDVHHPNTLIRYEEEQPFILDEESVSYIWTCELDAPRREIEHHLVIFARESGQSTLYRRFEETHVQRAYDPEWLTAELLKAGFSNVTTYADFKWVEADEGAERLFYVAVK
- a CDS encoding S1 RNA-binding domain-containing protein is translated as MSLIAGTIVTLKVAREVSPYGYFLTAGDQDVMLHYTELTRKIKPGDSVEVFLFFDTEDRFAATMRKPFLTLGEMALLEVADVHPRLGCFLEIGLGRQLLLPISELPELQELRPQIGDCVYVMMEHDKQGRLRAKLAGEYELSEKALDAPESWMGQTVTARVYRPLQMGTFVLVDAGVLGFGVIGMIHSSERSRLMRLGEKVEARVTHIREDGRVNLSMAPRKEVGMDLDSANLLEFLNARPGGAMPYSDATPADIIKQRFGISKSAFKRALGKLMKEGLITQKENWTYLARKEEETSVEGNESAE
- the rsfS gene encoding ribosome silencing factor — translated: MKLNPEKLLQLTVTAVEDKKANNVVALDLRNISPISDYFVICHGNSDTQVQAIATEVRKVVHEAGGVIRGMEGVDSARWVLMDLGDVVVHIFHRDEREYYNIERLWSDAKVVTSV
- the yqeK gene encoding bis(5'-nucleosyl)-tetraphosphatase (symmetrical) YqeK, with product MEYSREALIEAVSAQMPDKRWKHTLGVMESAVKLAGRYGADPGRAETAAIMHDVAKYWAVERMRKIIEENALSQELLSHDKQLWHAEVGAFVAEKEYGIHDLEVLDAIRYHTSGREGMGLLEKVVCLADYIEPGRDFPGVDEIRKLAKVSLEQGLVEGFDSTIRVLLEKRRIVFPLTVLARNDLVRALEEKR
- a CDS encoding nicotinate-nucleotide adenylyltransferase — its product is MKVGIMGGTFDPLHMGHMLAAEAARDTYSLDEVWFMPSHIPPHKHEAGVSSEDRLAMVQEAVQAHESFRTLDWEISRGGVSYTIQTVRKLQQEFPHLELYFIIGADMVQYLPKWEEIEELVQRLTFIGVGRPGTKLDLAVLPENIAEKIVLADMPQVDISSTMLRERAAEGKSIRYMVPEAVFNYVHRSGLYGVQPRSAD
- the yhbY gene encoding ribosome assembly RNA-binding protein YhbY, encoding MLTGKQTRYLRSMAHHLDPVFQVGKGGVNDHLVRHIEEAIEKRELMKISVLNNNVEDPKVIGRTLAEQSGCELVQVIGKTIVLYKESRDNKTIELPR
- the aroE gene encoding shikimate dehydrogenase, coding for MGDPIAQSKSPIMHTAALRAMGISGAYVPLHITPDKLGEAVEAIRTLGFRGVNVTIPHKVAVMAYLDILDKSAKDIGAVNTIVNTNGILTGYNTDGIGYVRSLKAEAIPDLTGTRILVIGAGGAARGIIAALLQESPASIIVSNRTADKALELAEEWSNKGNITGITLDLIPELLQDIDVIVNTTSVGMYPHMDESPVDTSLFREGMVVSDLIYNPLRTRLLQESLERGCRIHGGLGMFVYQGAYALEYWTGQPAPIEIMRQTILECLSGNE
- the yqeH gene encoding ribosome biogenesis GTPase YqeH; translation: MSQEHEAQLPVKCSGCGIKLQTENKEIPGFIPEVAYDRDPVICQRCFRIKNYNEASSVSVNQDEFLRLLSGIGEKNALVIHIVDLFDFEGSLISGLQRFVGNNPVILAVNKVDLLPKVTNLNKMRNWVQQRCKEHGMKTEEIILCSAKRNQGFDRLLESVTELRGQRDVYVVGATNVGKSTLINRLISDYSDLDQELTTSQYPGTTLDTVKIPLDDGHYIIDTPGIVYPWRYSELVERQDLDAVMPAQTLKPAVYQLNEGQSLFFGGLGRFDFVQGERQSFTCFISGTLKIHRTKLERADALYQEHRGELLSPPGTDRMDKLPQWQRHEFRINRGSNTDIYVSGLGWIKLNSTEGAVIAIHVPKGVKVLTRPSLI